From the Pseudomonas monsensis genome, the window GTGACAACAGAGGGTCACCGTGCGGGCCCAGACGGTCGAACTGTTCGCTTTGCGCCAGAGCCGCCCGGTACTGCCCGCAACTGAGGTTGACTGCCATGTGCCCGGAGACGGCGCGCAGTTGTCCGGCGACATCGCCGTGTTGCTGCGCCAGTGCGTGGGCGCTGGCAAAGGCCTCGATGGTTTCCGGGGTGCCGCCCCAGGTGTGATAACAGGCGCTGCCGAGCGCCAGTTTCAGGGCGATCTGCAGGCGCGGGCAGGGCTTGTCGGCCTGTTCCAGCAACGCCAAGGCCTGACGCACGTAGCCGCCGTACTCCTTGAGCAACGACAATTCCTGCCATATCGGTGCGGAGATCGCCGCCAGTTCAATTGCCAGAAGTGTCGGGCCGGCTCCATTCAGGCTCCAGTCCAGCGCCGCGCGCAAATCTTCCAGCCCCCGGGCATAGCGTTCGATCCACACCAGCGTCGGGGTGTGTTCCCACGCGCTCTGCGCCTGTTGCATCAACACCAGACACCGCTCGGCGTGACGCTGGCGGGTTTCGTCGAGTTCGGAGACGTGATCGAGTTTTTCCAGGGCATAGCGCCGGGTCGTATCGAGCAAGCGGTAGAACACCTCTTCATCGCCGACTTCGACATTGAGCAGTGATTTGGCCACCAGTTGCGTAATCGAGCCAAATACCTCACCGGGCAAAATGTGTTGACCGCCAATCACCGCAGCAGCGGATTCCAGGGTGAAGCCGCCGCGAAATACGCTCAACCGGCGCAGGCAGGTCTGCTCGCACTGGCTGAGCAGATTGAAACTCCAGTCCAGGGTGGCACGGAGCGTTACATGGCGTTCCGGATGACCCGGCAGCAGAGGCGGTAACCGCCCCTGTAGCTGACTCAGCAAACCCCTCAGGTCCGTGCCGTCGATTTGCGCGGCGGCCAGCTCCAGCGCCAGTGGAATGCCATCAAGCCGCTGGCAGATTTCGATGGCCTGCGCCAGGTTGGCATCATTGAGCTCAAAGTGTTCATGGGCAGCCATGGCGCGCTCGGCGAACAATTGCAGCGCGGCAAAAGCCAGCGCTTGCGCATGGTCCGTCACGGCCGACAGCGGCGGACAATCGAGGGTCTCCAGGCGCTGCACATATTCGCCCTCGGCCCGCAGGCTCTCGCGGCTGGTGGCCAGGATGTGCACCTGCGGTGCGCCGCGCAAAAGGCTTTCGCTGAGCTGGGCCACGGCGTCGATCAAGTGTTCGCAGTTATCGATCACCAGCAACATCTGCCGTTCGCGCAAGCCGTTGATCAGGCTGGTCAGCGGTTCGCTGTCTTGCAGCAGGATGTCGAGCAGGGCGGCGAGGTGCGAGTAGATCATGCGCGGGTCGCTCAACGGCGCCAGATCGAGCAAGCGGATACCGTCGCGATAGCGCCCGATCAACTGCTCGGCCACCCGCAGGGCCACAGTGGTCTTGCCGATCCCGCCGGGGCCGACGAGGGTGATGCAACGCTGGCGCGGCAACTGCTTCATCAGGCTGTCGACCAGCGTCTGGCGGCCGATCATGCGTGTGCGCCGTAGCGGCAAGTTGTGGCGGCCGACGGCGTCGCCGGCAGGGCGTTGCCGAATGGGTTCGAGCAGGATCGGCGCGACAAAACTGTAGCCGCGGTGCGCCACGGTGACGATATAGCGCTGCCCGTTCTGGCCGTCACCGAGTGCCTTGCGCAAGGCCGCCATGTGCACGCGCAGATTGATCTCTTCGACGACGTTGTCCGGCCAGACGCCGGCCATCAATTGTTGCTTGCTGACCACCTCGCCGGCCTGGGCCAGCAGGATCAGCAGAATATCCATCGCCCGCCGCCCCAGCCGCAATGGCTGGTCGCCCTCGAGCACCAGCCGTTGTTCTGGATAAATCCGATAGGGGCCGAAACCGAAGGCCTGATTCGGGGAACGATTCAACAGCTGACTCCTGCGGGGTTGCGGCGGACGGTCGGGACAGCAGCGCACAGGCTTCTATTCCGGGGTGTCCGGGCATAATCCTCAGGTTTGAGCGATCGCGCAACGGTGGGTGTTGCAACGCTCAAAATCGACCGGGTTTTGTTCGGCTGTTTTGCACGTCCCGCATGACCTGACAGCGCCAGGCAAACGGATTGATCCCTTCGCTGCGGGTGAACATGTGACAGAAGTGTGCCTGGTCACAGAAGCCGCATTCCAGGCTGATTTGCGTCAGGCTCAGGTCGGTGTGCTGGATCAGCAACTTGGCCCGGGCCAGGCGCTGGCTACGGATCCAGTCTTGTGGCGAAAACCCCGTGCTGCATTTGAAGGCGCGGGAGAAGTGGCTGCGCGACAGCGCACAGGCACGGGCCAGTTCGGCGACTTCCAGGCTTTCGCCCAGACGCTCGAGAATCAGTTGTTTGACGTGTCGTTCACGTTGCGGGCTGAGTCCGCCAATCCCGCTTTTGCGCGATTGACTGGCAGGGGCGAGGGCGACGGTGGGTTGCGAGTGAGCCATGGCCAGTGTCCGTGTCGGTGGGGAAGGCACGACGGCGTTCCCTCAAGTCAAAAAACAACGCTGCGCAGAGGCATTCATTGTTGGGCCGAGCCTTGGGGCTGACGAGTTAATCGTTGTTAATTTGCTGAACAACTTCGGGCTCAAACCACCGTTGATCGCGTAAAGTGCGCTGCACTTGCGTCTGATTGGCCATAGAAGGAAAGCGCCCATGAACCGTAATGATCTGCGCCGCGTCGACATGAACCTGTTGGTGATTTTCGAAGCGTTGATGTTCGAAAAGAACCTGACCCGCGTCGCCGAAAAACTGTTCATGGGCCAGCCCGCCGTGAGCGCGGCGCTGGGCCGCTTGCGCGATCTGTTCGATGATCCGTTGCTGTTGCGCAACGGCCGCGCGATGGAGCCGACCGCCCGCGCACTGGCGATTCTCAAGGAGTTGCAACCGGCGATGGACGTGATCTCCGGCGCGGTCAGCCGGGCCAAGGAGTTCGACCCGGCGAGCAGTTGCGAGGTGTTTCGCATCGGCCTGTCGGACGACGCCGAGTTCGGTCTGTTTCCGCCCTTGCTGCGCCAGTTGCAGGAAGATGCACCGGGTATCGTCGTGGTGGTGCGCCGTGCCAATTACCTGTTGATGCCGGCGTTATTGGCCTCCGGGGAAATTTCCGTTGGCGTCAGTTACACCACCGATCTGCCGGCCAACGCCAAACGCAAAAAGCTGCGCGACATTCCCTGCAAGGTGCTGCGTGGCGATAACCGGCCCGGGCCACTGACGCTGGACGAATACTGCGAGCGGCCGCATGCGATGGTGTCGTTTTCCGGCGACCTGAGCGGCAATATCGATCTGGATCTGGCCAAGCTCGGCCGCACCCGCCGTGTGGTCCTTGGCGTGCCGCAATTCAGCGGCTTGCGGGCGTTGCTCGCCGGCACCGAAATGATCGCCACCGTGCCGGATTACGCGGCGTGCGCGTTGGTTGAGGGCTGTGCCTTGCGCGCTGAAGACCCGCCGTTCCCGATTGATGCCGCGCAATTGTCGATGGCCTGGAGCGGGGTGCATGACAACGATCCGGCAGAGCGTTGGTTGCGCTCGCGGATCAGCCAGTTCATGGCCGCGCCGTTGAATATTCCAGCGATTTAAATCCCTGCGCAGATCTCACTGCCACACAGCCCCCTGTGGGAGTGAGCCTGCCCGCGAAGGCGTCAGGTCAGTCGACATTTCTGTTGAATGACACTCCGCTATCGCTGGCAAGCCAGCGCCCACAGAGTTCTTCGGCGTTCTCGGCAACCAGGTTGATCGCAGAAGAGAGCACACCTATCCAATTTCCCCCCGACCATCATTGGCATGATTCCAGCCAATGACATTTCAAGGGTCGGGTCATGAACGTTTCACAACGCGATGAACGAGCGCAGGACGTCGGTTTGCTGTTTCTGCGGGTCAGTGGCGGGTTGTTTCTGCTGTGGGTGCACGGTTTGCCCAAGCTGCTGGACTTCACGGCCCAACTGCAACTGATCGAAGACCCGTTCCACCTCGGCGCCCACCTCACCCTGATGCTGGCGATCTTCGCCGAAGTGCTCTGTCCGCTACTGATCGTCGCCGGGGTGCTGGCGCGTTTGGCCTGCTTGCCTATTCTGTTTGTGCTGCTGGTGGCGTTGTTGCTCGTGCACCCGCAATGGAGTGTGGCCGAGGGGCAGTTCGGCTGGTTGCTGTTGATCCTGTTTGCCACTGTGTTTATCGCCGGGCCGGGACGGCTGGCGCTCAATGTTCGCTTGCCCGGAGTACTGCGTTATGCCTGAAGTCCTTAGTCAAAAAGCACCGGGGGCAGACGAAACGGTCACCTTGATCATCAAGCATCAGGTCAAGGCCGGTTTCGAGTCGGCCTATGAAGCCTGGCTGCGCAATATCGTGCGCGTGGCGGGGCAGCGTGAAGGCCATCTGGGCGTGGACGTGGTGCGTGGCAAGCGCGGCCGTCTCGACTTCTACACCTGCGTGCTGCGTTTCAGATCTACCGAAGCGATGCAAGGGTGGCTGGAGTCGCCGCAGCGTCAGGCACTGGTCGCCGAAGCCGCGCCGATGCTCGCCTATGGCGACCAGACCGAAGTGGCGCCGATCAACGAATTCTGGTTCGCGCCACTGGCCGACGCCGCCTCGCCACCGCCGCGCTGGAAGCAGGCAGTGATCACGCTGCTGGTGATTCTGCCGCACACCTTGCTGGTGCCGCTGATCTGGGGGCCGTTGCTGGCGCTGCATCCCATTCTTTCCAACTACGTGGTCGCCACGTTCCTGATCACCCTGACCATCGTGCTGTCGGTGGTGTACGTATTCATGCCTCGCGTCACGCGATTGTTTGCGCCTTGGCTCGAAGCGAGTCAGGCCCATGAGCACCTTGATTCTCAAAAACCTCAGGCGCGCTGAAACGCCGAGGTTTCGCTCCCTTTCACTTTGTCTGAGGAACTGCGATGAACGCCGACCTGATTCTGTTCAATGGCCAATTTCATACCGTAGACCGTACCAAACCACTGGCAAGCGCCGTGGCGATCAAGGACGGCCGTTTTGTTGTCGTCGGCAACGACGCCCAGGCCATGGCCCTGCGCGGTTCGGCCACGCAAGTGATCGACATGCACGGCCGCTGCGTCATTCCCGGCCTCAATGACTCGCACCTGCACCTGATCCGTGGCGGTCTGAACTACAACCTCGAACTGCGCTGGGAAGGCGTGCCGTCGCTGGCCGATGCACTGCGCATGCTCAAGGAACAGGCCGACCGCACGCCGACCCCGCAATGGGTGCGTGTGGTCGGTGGCTGGAACGAATTCCAGTTCGCCGAAAAACGCATGCCGACCCTCGAAGAGCTCAATCAGGCGGCGCCGGACACCCCGGTGTTCGTGCTGCACCTGTACGACCGCGCGCTGCTTAACCGTGCCGCACTGCGGGTGGCCGGTTACACCCGTGACACGCCGAACCCGCCGGGTGGCGAGATCGTCCGGGATGCCAACGGCAACCCGACCGGCATGCTGGTCGCACGGCCGAACGCGATGATCCTGTACTCGACGCTGGCCAAGGGGCCGAAGCTGCCGCTGGAGTATCAGGTCAACTCGACCCGTCAGTTCATGCGCGAACTCAATCGCCTTGGTCTGACCAGCGCGATTGATGCCGGCGGTGGTTTCCAGAACTATCCGGATGACTATCAGGTGATCGAGCAAC encodes:
- a CDS encoding ATP-binding protein, which gives rise to MNRSPNQAFGFGPYRIYPEQRLVLEGDQPLRLGRRAMDILLILLAQAGEVVSKQQLMAGVWPDNVVEEINLRVHMAALRKALGDGQNGQRYIVTVAHRGYSFVAPILLEPIRQRPAGDAVGRHNLPLRRTRMIGRQTLVDSLMKQLPRQRCITLVGPGGIGKTTVALRVAEQLIGRYRDGIRLLDLAPLSDPRMIYSHLAALLDILLQDSEPLTSLINGLRERQMLLVIDNCEHLIDAVAQLSESLLRGAPQVHILATSRESLRAEGEYVQRLETLDCPPLSAVTDHAQALAFAALQLFAERAMAAHEHFELNDANLAQAIEICQRLDGIPLALELAAAQIDGTDLRGLLSQLQGRLPPLLPGHPERHVTLRATLDWSFNLLSQCEQTCLRRLSVFRGGFTLESAAAVIGGQHILPGEVFGSITQLVAKSLLNVEVGDEEVFYRLLDTTRRYALEKLDHVSELDETRQRHAERCLVLMQQAQSAWEHTPTLVWIERYARGLEDLRAALDWSLNGAGPTLLAIELAAISAPIWQELSLLKEYGGYVRQALALLEQADKPCPRLQIALKLALGSACYHTWGGTPETIEAFASAHALAQQHGDVAGQLRAVSGHMAVNLSCGQYRAALAQSEQFDRLGPHGDPLLSLSAHRLRVLALHYAGDQPQARIHAEQVIQSMTQSGHLNRFTHGFGVQYDQSVASLTVLARVLWMQGFPVQAWHTARQALNIAVQIDHGTSICYTLALASCLIAHYNGDRQNAQALLQMLLEQSQKHSVLLFHTWARHYAQVIEPDSATPMPADDSGLIKEIMVTLDGRFVDDALLERARSGDAGWSTAEILRVRAQRLLDEQCCPVDHPGEPARAGVQANTDNTAEAEKILHQALSVARAQGALAWELRSATSLAQLWQRQNRCHDALGLLNPVYQRFTEGYATPDLRKVRLLLNELRGQLCA
- a CDS encoding helix-turn-helix domain-containing protein — encoded protein: MAHSQPTVALAPASQSRKSGIGGLSPQRERHVKQLILERLGESLEVAELARACALSRSHFSRAFKCSTGFSPQDWIRSQRLARAKLLIQHTDLSLTQISLECGFCDQAHFCHMFTRSEGINPFAWRCQVMRDVQNSRTKPGRF
- a CDS encoding LysR family transcriptional regulator; its protein translation is MNRNDLRRVDMNLLVIFEALMFEKNLTRVAEKLFMGQPAVSAALGRLRDLFDDPLLLRNGRAMEPTARALAILKELQPAMDVISGAVSRAKEFDPASSCEVFRIGLSDDAEFGLFPPLLRQLQEDAPGIVVVVRRANYLLMPALLASGEISVGVSYTTDLPANAKRKKLRDIPCKVLRGDNRPGPLTLDEYCERPHAMVSFSGDLSGNIDLDLAKLGRTRRVVLGVPQFSGLRALLAGTEMIATVPDYAACALVEGCALRAEDPPFPIDAAQLSMAWSGVHDNDPAERWLRSRISQFMAAPLNIPAI
- a CDS encoding DoxX family protein is translated as MNVSQRDERAQDVGLLFLRVSGGLFLLWVHGLPKLLDFTAQLQLIEDPFHLGAHLTLMLAIFAEVLCPLLIVAGVLARLACLPILFVLLVALLLVHPQWSVAEGQFGWLLLILFATVFIAGPGRLALNVRLPGVLRYA
- a CDS encoding antibiotic biosynthesis monooxygenase, with the translated sequence MPEVLSQKAPGADETVTLIIKHQVKAGFESAYEAWLRNIVRVAGQREGHLGVDVVRGKRGRLDFYTCVLRFRSTEAMQGWLESPQRQALVAEAAPMLAYGDQTEVAPINEFWFAPLADAASPPPRWKQAVITLLVILPHTLLVPLIWGPLLALHPILSNYVVATFLITLTIVLSVVYVFMPRVTRLFAPWLEASQAHEHLDSQKPQAR